The Candidatus Cloacimonadota bacterium genome includes a window with the following:
- a CDS encoding N-acetyldiaminopimelate deacetylase, which produces MSLNLSQIRRELHRVPELAFREHKTKELLLAQLEKLPRIRVQEFSTNTGILVEYSEGNGPYRLFRADMDALPITENTGCAFSSQHPGLMHACGHDIHMTVLLGLIERVVSQALPRNLLFLFQPAEEGEGGAQSVLAEGLIQEYEVEAAFALHVASGLPVGTVSSRAGIFFGIPQEFDVSFIGRSAHAAFPEKGVNALFA; this is translated from the coding sequence ATGAGCTTGAACCTCAGCCAGATCCGCCGCGAACTGCACCGCGTTCCCGAACTGGCATTTCGGGAACACAAAACCAAAGAGCTGCTGCTGGCTCAGCTTGAAAAACTGCCCAGAATCCGTGTGCAAGAATTTTCCACCAACACGGGTATTTTGGTGGAATACAGCGAAGGCAATGGCCCCTACAGGCTTTTCCGCGCCGACATGGATGCCCTGCCCATCACTGAAAACACAGGCTGCGCCTTCTCTTCACAACATCCGGGCTTGATGCACGCCTGCGGTCACGATATTCACATGACGGTGCTTTTGGGTCTCATCGAACGCGTTGTTTCCCAAGCCCTTCCGCGCAATCTGCTCTTTCTTTTTCAACCCGCGGAGGAAGGCGAGGGTGGCGCGCAAAGCGTTCTCGCCGAAGGACTTATCCAGGAATATGAGGTGGAAGCCGCTTTCGCCTTGCACGTGGCTTCCGGACTGCCGGTGGGCACGGTTTCCAGCCGCGCCGGAATCTTTTTTGGCATACCCCAGGAATTTGATGTCAGTTTCATCGGCAGATCCGCCCACGCGGCTTTTCCTGAAAAAGGGGTGAACGCCCTTTTTGC